A single genomic interval of Stieleria maiorica harbors:
- a CDS encoding DUF11 domain-containing protein, with amino-acid sequence MTASTRASRWVLVVILVLVQLAGCSRLRLPAIDPTGQRIFNPLPATTSIALPGSAGEGRLGNCFRKLGDPLNVRPFSLPEPAFPEPADPPACLTPVPNTPAAPLTSVGGAPSGPCVPSAPCTEDCKHGPPAILYGNECQMKELCRLPKRGKRGCILLSPQKIVAPVGGEVLLLSGICGDQGYLQVGEPLEWMLTPESVGTFIQVGDDDPGVMHRLARIKKASKQDPSYAFGVTSTKRVKITRGNLNPNDDVQLEKGQTWISVSSPSEGTSKVTVLAPESECWDQRKATATIYWVDAARQFPGTQIVPAGTPVTLTTRVTRSEGMLPARGWKVYYEIMQPELGSFASTGASFVEATVDGEGNATVQLIPTPGTSGTAAIAMRVIRPGGETDNMPPLTLFTGETFVTWSAPQLAIRAGAPSIASFGIPFEAAAAVSNPGDQAATNVRVVMQIPPGVQASSTDSFAQNLPNAIVWEIGELPAQQELDLLLNVTTESSMVLNFEARADGPLVATTSVTVDVFRPSLVLSVAPEKDRYEVGEEVTFNIDVRNTGDRPLTNLQLIANGDDSMLHTPSNLRRVVKPKQDPNTQEDIPLQPGETWPVAVTFIATDPGRRCIQLEATADAGQRATTESCVTVVNQPPPTPAVSATLSGRSRTSVGNETLFRGVIVNTGSVPLDNVKVTMAYDPQLSPLGATDQYLSDSRSGQYMIEWVIPRMEPETSETLEANFQVIGTNPRSTVVLAVESQQGARASEQLQFEILPAAVRQPAPAPAPPNNLPPATAPPMIPDRQPVPAPDQGPAPSPTPRQPAEPQALGLTITGPNAAVFVNQPIRYDLKVTNPSSQPDGNVSIRFNLPEGVDVIRVTQPLSPELGEFSPNGGYIYLKDIGTLRPFESIDYLILLTCNQPKTFTITAEAVSRGKPLGARSEVTTQVFSDQ; translated from the coding sequence TGTTCAATTGGCCGGCTGCTCGCGACTTCGACTTCCCGCAATTGACCCGACGGGGCAACGGATTTTCAATCCTCTACCGGCGACGACATCGATCGCGTTGCCCGGGTCGGCTGGTGAAGGTCGGCTGGGGAATTGTTTTCGAAAGCTCGGTGACCCGCTGAATGTCCGTCCGTTTTCGCTGCCCGAGCCCGCGTTTCCTGAGCCGGCCGACCCGCCCGCTTGCCTGACACCGGTGCCAAACACACCCGCGGCACCACTGACGTCCGTCGGCGGTGCGCCCAGCGGACCTTGTGTGCCGAGCGCCCCCTGCACGGAGGACTGCAAGCATGGTCCGCCGGCGATTCTGTACGGCAACGAGTGCCAAATGAAAGAGCTCTGCCGGTTGCCCAAACGCGGCAAACGAGGCTGCATCCTGCTCTCGCCGCAAAAGATCGTCGCACCGGTCGGTGGCGAGGTTCTTTTGTTGTCGGGAATCTGCGGCGACCAGGGCTACCTGCAAGTCGGCGAGCCGTTGGAGTGGATGTTGACGCCGGAAAGCGTCGGCACGTTTATCCAAGTCGGTGACGATGACCCGGGCGTGATGCATCGTTTGGCGCGGATCAAAAAAGCGTCCAAACAAGATCCCTCCTACGCGTTCGGCGTGACCAGCACCAAACGCGTCAAGATCACGCGCGGAAACCTGAACCCCAACGACGACGTGCAACTGGAAAAAGGGCAAACATGGATCAGCGTCAGCAGCCCCAGTGAAGGGACCAGCAAGGTTACCGTGCTGGCACCCGAGAGTGAGTGTTGGGATCAACGAAAAGCGACCGCGACGATCTACTGGGTCGATGCGGCACGCCAGTTCCCGGGAACCCAGATCGTACCGGCGGGAACCCCAGTCACGTTGACGACGCGGGTCACGCGATCCGAAGGCATGTTGCCGGCTCGGGGATGGAAGGTCTACTACGAAATCATGCAGCCCGAACTCGGTTCGTTCGCTTCGACCGGGGCGTCCTTCGTCGAAGCCACCGTCGATGGCGAAGGCAACGCGACCGTTCAGTTGATCCCAACGCCGGGCACCTCGGGCACTGCAGCGATTGCCATGCGCGTGATTCGGCCCGGCGGTGAAACCGACAACATGCCGCCGCTGACGTTGTTCACCGGCGAGACGTTTGTCACGTGGAGTGCCCCTCAATTGGCGATCCGTGCCGGTGCACCCTCGATCGCGTCCTTCGGTATCCCCTTCGAAGCCGCCGCGGCGGTGTCCAACCCCGGCGACCAAGCGGCCACCAACGTGCGTGTGGTCATGCAGATTCCGCCGGGCGTTCAAGCATCCAGCACCGATTCATTCGCACAGAACCTGCCGAACGCAATTGTCTGGGAGATCGGTGAATTGCCGGCCCAGCAGGAATTGGATCTGTTGCTCAATGTCACCACCGAATCTTCGATGGTATTGAACTTCGAAGCCCGCGCGGATGGACCATTGGTGGCGACCACCTCGGTCACGGTGGACGTGTTCCGACCGTCGTTGGTGTTGAGTGTTGCACCCGAAAAAGACCGTTACGAGGTCGGCGAAGAGGTGACGTTTAATATTGACGTCCGAAACACCGGTGATCGACCGCTCACGAATCTGCAATTGATCGCCAATGGCGACGATTCGATGCTGCACACGCCCAGCAACTTACGACGTGTGGTTAAACCCAAACAGGATCCCAACACGCAAGAAGACATTCCGCTACAGCCCGGTGAAACCTGGCCCGTTGCCGTCACCTTCATTGCCACCGATCCCGGGCGACGTTGCATCCAGCTGGAAGCGACCGCTGATGCCGGCCAACGTGCGACGACCGAGTCCTGCGTGACGGTGGTCAACCAGCCACCGCCGACACCTGCGGTCAGCGCGACGCTCTCCGGACGCAGCAGGACCTCGGTCGGTAACGAAACACTGTTCCGCGGCGTTATCGTCAACACCGGCAGCGTTCCGCTGGACAACGTGAAGGTCACGATGGCCTATGATCCGCAATTGAGCCCACTCGGGGCGACCGATCAATACTTGTCCGATTCGCGATCCGGCCAGTACATGATCGAGTGGGTGATCCCGCGTATGGAACCCGAAACCAGCGAAACCTTGGAAGCCAATTTCCAGGTCATCGGAACCAACCCGCGAAGCACCGTCGTGTTGGCCGTTGAATCACAACAAGGCGCCCGAGCGAGCGAACAGTTGCAGTTCGAAATCTTGCCCGCCGCGGTCCGACAACCCGCCCCAGCACCGGCGCCCCCGAACAACCTGCCGCCGGCCACGGCGCCACCGATGATTCCCGATCGGCAACCTGTGCCAGCACCTGATCAGGGGCCGGCACCGAGTCCGACGCCTCGCCAGCCGGCCGAGCCGCAAGCATTAGGATTGACGATCACCGGCCCTAATGCGGCAGTGTTCGTCAATCAACCGATCCGCTACGACTTGAAGGTCACCAACCCGTCGTCACAACCTGACGGCAATGTCAGCATCCGGTTTAATCTGCCCGAAGGGGTCGATGTGATTCGGGTCACGCAACCCCTGAGTCCTGAATTGGGCGAGTTCAGTCCCAACGGCGGCTACATCTACTT